The following nucleotide sequence is from Patescibacteria group bacterium.
TACGTAGTTGACCATCTGAGAACCTTCCAGGATATCTTCTTTGGAGATCCTCAAACAAGGTCTTTGCCTCAAGGCCGGAGTTGATCTCCAGATGCGAGCGAACTTCGTCCCATACCTCAGAGAACGTATCACTTCTGTTTCGCCAGTTATGTTCAGCTTGTATATCACTGGGTAACTTCCCGAGATCACGATACTTCCGGGCTGTCTTCTCATCCATGCCCGCCTTGGCTGCTGCAATCCCGTATAACTTCTCTTTTTGAATATACTTCATCAGTCTCCTCACCTGTTCGTCTGTTACCATCCAAGCCTCCTTGAGAGTTAATCTTAGATGGTATTTTAACTGTCATTTATTCGGGAATTATGAATGTCGTTAGGCGGGAAATATACCTGTCGCTGATCAATGAAGCTAATATGGTCAACTCATGTGTAAATTAGTACATATTTCATGCACAACGGATGCATTCAGTCGAATCCAATTTAATCTTCGATTATGATATGAAATCCTGGGTAGTTAAAGAGGTTTATGAATATGATTGGGGTGACAATAATTTCAGTAAAGAGTATAAAGTAGATAGTGGGGATGATGTGGCTTTTTTGGGTATAGAAGACGATGGTGAGCTTACCATTACATTGGCCAAGTCTATTAAACTCCGTAAGATTGAAGAGAATGTTTTCAAACAGATAACTGAAGAGAAAAAAGCACCGGATAAGATTCATTACGACAGTAAAGTTTTCTATCTTCATGCCTATTCTGCAGGATATTTTCGGGATTGTGTGAAGGAATCAAAGGACGGTAAATGGGGATTCATTGATACAGACGGAAAAGTGATAATTACTTTTCAATATGATATTCCCTCAGACTTCGAAGGAGGATTAGCAAAAGTTCGAGTGGGCTCTTATAAAAATGGCACCAGTGGTTACATTGACAAAACTTGTAAATA
It contains:
- a CDS encoding IS21 family transposase, which codes for MVTDEQVRRLMKYIQKEKLYGIAAAKAGMDEKTARKYRDLGKLPSDIQAEHNWRNRSDTFSEVWDEVRSHLEINSGLEAKTLFEDLQRRYPGRFSDGQLR
- a CDS encoding WG repeat-containing protein gives rise to the protein MTLAKSIKLRKIEENVFKQITEEKKAPDKIHYDSKVFYLHAYSAGYFRDCVKESKDGKWGFIDTDGKVIITFQYDIPSDFEGGLAKVRVGSYKNGTSGYIDKTCKYYLVFLT